The DNA segment CAATACTCCCTGCCGCAGAAAGACAATGGCCTGTCAAAGCTTTGAGAGAATTGATATAAGGGAAATCTTTACCCGAACGGTTTAAAGCTTCGGCTAAGTTTTGAATTTCGGTGCTGTCTTTTGAAGTTGCGGTTAAATGTCCACTGATAAAATCGATGTCTTTTGCTTCAATTCCAGAATCTAAAATTGCATCTTTTACACATTTTTGAACGGCAGTAGAATTCGGAGCAGTCATACTTCCGCCACCGCGTTGACCGCCGCTGTTTAGATTTCCTCCTAAAATTTCGCAATAAATTTTTGTATTTCTTGCTAAAGCAGATTCTAAATCTTCCACGACCAAAGCACCAGCGCCACTTCCGGGAACAAAACCTGCAGCGGATGCACTCATCGGACGAGAGGCAGATTTTGGATTATTATTAGATTTAAAATTGCAAACTTTGATCGCATCAAAACCTGCCCAAATATACGGTCCGGAATCGCTCGTACTTCCGGCTAATATTCTTTTTGCTTTTCCCGCTTTTATGCGGTCGAAAGCCATTAAAATACTTTCTGTTCCTGTTGTACACGCAGAAGAATTGGTGGTGACTTGATTTCCTAAACCTAATTTTCCACCAAGATAAGCGCTGATTCCGCTGTTCATCGTTTGAGAAACGGCGGTACTTCCCAATCTTCTTGTTTGAAGCGCATCAATTTTATAAATACTTTCTCGAAATTTTTCAATTCCAGAAGTTCCAGCACCAAATATAGTTCCGCTATCCCAATCCGGATTTTCACCGGCTGAGATTTCTAAACCTGCGTCTTTCCAAGCATCTAAACCTGCAATAACGCCATACATAATTCCGGTCGAATTGAAATTTCGTAATTCTAAATCAGTGAAATATTGGTGTAAATTATTTTTATCAATGGGCGGAGTTCCGGAAACCTGACAGGAAAACTGCAAATCGGCCAATTGTTGATCAAACTGAATTCCAGAACGACCTTCTTTTAAAGCTGATTTAAAATCTTCCAAACCAACGCCATTCGGTGCAACGACACCTAAACCTGTTATGACTACGCGGATTTCTTTCATTGTTTTTACACTAATTTATATTACTATTTTGCACACAGATTTCACAGATTAACACAGATTTTCTAAGTATTGAATCTTCGTAAATCAATGCAATCTATGCGGTGTTTTACTTAATATCTATTGCTATTTTTCACACAGATTTACACAGATTCCACAGATTTTTAAACTGCTGCATCCGTGAATATCTGTGGAATCTGTGCGCGACATTTTGCGAAACTTGTACTATTAAAAACTATTTAATAATTCCCGCCATTGTTCCTTCACAAACGATCTCTGATTTTTCATTCAACATTTTCACTTTGCATTTTAACTTGTTAAATCTAAAATATATTTTCTCTGAGATTACAGTAACTTTTTCACCCGGAAAAACGGGTTTTAGAAATTCGATTTCAGTTGCAGTTAAACCGATCTGACTTTCTTCAGTCAGATCATCTCCAACCAGAAAAATACCTAAACAAACCAATCCGATTTGTGCCATGGTTTCGGTTAAGATAACTCCTGGTGTAATTGGTTGAGTTTTAAAATGACCTTTATAAAAATCTAAATCTTCTTTAAAAGTAAAAGTTCCGGTCACGCCATTTTCATCAACGCTAACCAAATCATCCACAAATAAAAATGGAGTAGTGTATGGTAGTTTTTCTAAAATTTCTGCAATATTCATTTAACTTAAATGTTCGCCACCATCGACGGGAATTACACAACCATTAATCCAAGCGGCTTCATCCTGACATAATAAACTCACCACATTCGCGACATCTTCGGGCGTTGTTAACCGTTTAAAAGGATTGCGCTTTTTAGTATGTTCTTTTATTTCTTCACTTCCCGGAATCATTTGTAAGGATCTTGTATCAGTAACTCCGGCTTGAATACAATTTGATCTTAAACCAAAAGGTGCAAATTCTAAAGCGATATTTCTGGAGATTGCTTCCAAAGCTGCTTTTGCGGCAGAAACTGCTCCATAATTATTGATAGGTTTTGAACTTCCTTCACTTGTAAAAGCGAGAATTCTTGCGTCTGCTGCAAATAATTTTTCATTGAATATTAATTTCGTCCAATCGTATAAACTTGTTGCCATCGCCTGAAGCGTGATGCAGAAATCATCGGTCGAAAGACTTTCGCTTTCTGAGCCGATCATTGGTTTTAAATTTCCTTTAGCAATGCTGTGCAAAAGACAACGAGTTTTTCCAGCTGAACCTAAAGCGGTTTTTAATTCTGTTAAAATATCCTGTTGATGTTCTGGATTTAAAACGTCTTTATTTAAACTTAAAAACTGAATATTTTGATTTTTAATTAAAGTAAATTCTTCATTGATACTTTCCATTTCCGCACGAGAACTACGGTGAATAATACAAATATTCATTCCTTCGGAAGCTAATTTTTTTGCAGAAGCTAATCCTAATCCTGAACTTCCACCCAGAATTAAAGCCCAATAATTGGTATTTTCAAATCTTCTTACCATTGCAATAAAACTCGTTGTGCAGAAAATCCAGGTCCGAAACTTAACATTAAACCTTTCTCACCTTTCTGCGGTTTTTGATTTATAATTTCTTCTAAAACATAAAGCACTGTCGCGCTCGACATATTTCCATACAGTCTTAAAATCTCTTTCGTCGTATCAATGTTTTTACCCAAATCAGAAAATAAACCTTCTACCATTTGAACGATTTTCTTTCCACCTGGATGAAAAATAAGATAATCAATATCTTTAATTTCTAAATTTTGTTTGGCTAAAAACGGATGAATAATATTTGGAAAATGTTCGCCAATTGTATCAGGAACCTCAATATCTAAAATCATTTGCAATCCAGAATTCGTCAGTTTGAAACCCATCATGTGTTCATTGTTGTAAAAATGATACATTTCTTCCGCCAGAATTTCCGGACCTTCTGCGTTTTCTTCTGATGATAAAAGCACACATGCCGCGCCATCGCCGAAAATCGCTGCACTCACAATATTTGCCATTGAGAAATCCTCCAATTGAAAAGTTGCGGTCGGACTTTCTACTGCGATCACAGCAGCACGTTTCCCCGGATTTGCCTGCAAAAAATTTTTGGCATAAATAATTCCAGAAACGCCGGCTGCACAACCCATTTCGGTAACGGGCAAACGAACGATATCCTGGCGTAAATTTAATTTATTAATGAGATAAGCATCAAGCGAAGGAATCATAATCCCGGTACAACTTACGGTGATAATATAGTCCAATGATTGTGGATCCCAATCGGTTTTTTTCAAAGATTTGTCCAAAACTTGTTCGCCTAAAATAACGACTTCACGGGCATAAATATCATTTTTATCTTCAAAAGATGTTGCAGTGAAAACTTCGGCCGGATCCATAATGGAATACCTTTCATCAACTGCGGCACCTTCAAAAATCTTTTTGACTTTCCGTACAAAGCGGCTTTCCTGACCTGCTAACCAAAGATCAAGAAATGGTAAAACTTCAGAAGTTTTTCGGGAATATTTTGGAAGTTGCTTGGCAACCGTAACTATTTTTACACTCATATACTGAATATGTTTTACCACAAAAGTCACAAAAGAGGAATGATGATAACTATTATTAAAGAAGTTTACAAAAGAGAAAATTTATTAATTTTAGTCAAGATTTGTGCACTTTTGCAATGATATATCATTCAGCTTGCCATTCAAAAACTTATATGTCTTTTGTGGTTTTAATTTATTTATTAATGATCCATTGGTAGCGGAAAGCCCACTTCCATTTGATGCTGTATTTTTTTAGACCTAATTGTTTTGAGAATTTCTGTAGATCTTCTTTTTTGAAACCTCTTAAAATAGAAATCAGTCCGTCATTCGCGGTCATTTTTTCTAATCTGAAAATAAAGATAATCATTTGAAACAAGCGATAGGCTAATTTACTTCGCTGTAAATCATTGACGACGATTCCTTTTTTGACCAGATTTAAAATAACACGCAGTATTTTTAGAATTTCATCATCTTTGAAATGATGTAAAGTCAAAGTGATCAAAGCGATATCGATTTTATATTTTGAGAAATCGTAAAGAAAAATATCTTCGGCGAGATAGGTAATATTTTTAAAATCGGTTGAACATTTTTCAGCGTGGCGAATCGTCGCTTCGTTGGCATCGATGCCGATCAACTGAAATTTTAGATTATTTTGAGTTCCAAATTTTGAAAGCATTCGAAGCATATCGCCACTTCCACAACCAAAATCCATAATGGTGATGGTTTGGTCTTTTCGAAGATCTTTAATTAAATGTTGAACGCCTTCTAAAGTCACAGCGTTTCCACCGAGCAATTGATTAATTCGCGCAATGTCATCCAAAGCGGTGACCAACCCTTCATTATCCATCGAAAAATCATCCATCGATTCTTCAAGATCTGTTCTGTACGTGGTATCTAAAGCCATTAATTTTGAGTCATTTTGATTTCTTTTCCGTGAGTTTTTCTAATGATGATCGGAAGTAGGAAAGGAAGATAAGTTATTAAATTAGTCAAAACTTCAGAGAGTTTTGAATGTTCTAAAATACTACCTAAAATTCGGCCATACCATAATCTTTGTTTGAAGTTTTTATTCCAGTTTGCAGAATAATTCTGTTCCATTTGCTGACGGGAAATTTCACCTTTTAAAAAACTAATCGTTTGTTCTGAAGCTAACTTAGCACTATGAATCGCCATGGCCATTCCGTTTCCACATAAGGGATGAATTAGTCCTGCAGTATCGCCCATCATTAAAATATGATCTTCGACGTTTTCTTTTTTTTCAAAACAAATCTGACTGATCGTCAAAGGTTTTTCAAAAACGGATTTAGAGTTTTCTAAAATGTTTTTTAAATGAGGATTTTGAGAGATTACTTTTTGCTGAAACTCTTCAATGTTTTTAAATTTCTTGAACGATTTAAAATTAGTCAAATAACAGATATTGAGCAAATTATTTTCAACTTTTGAAACACCGCAATAGCCGCCTTTAAAATTATGTAAGCCAACAACATCATCCGGAAAATTTCCTTTGTAATGAGACTTCACCGCTAACCAAGGCGATTTCTGTTCGATGAAATCCCGTCTCATTTTTACATCTATATTGGATCTTTTTCCAAATCCACCCAAAACGACTTTCGAGGTCAAAATTTTTCCGGAAGCCAAATGAACTTCAAAAAGGTCATCTTTAAAAATAACCTCATTCACTTGATCTTCGATAATATCACAGTTTTGAGCTAACGCTTTTAAATAAAGTGCCTGATCCAAAGTATAACGGCTGATCCCAAAACCACCGAGTGGAAGTTTCGTTTCTATGGTTCTTCCAGACTCTGATGAAAATTGTAAAAATGTAATGTGGGTCGGTTTTAAATCCTCAATATCTACGTTAAGCCATTT comes from the Chryseobacterium sp. SNU WT5 genome and includes:
- a CDS encoding beta-ketoacyl-[acyl-carrier-protein] synthase family protein, whose product is MKEIRVVITGLGVVAPNGVGLEDFKSALKEGRSGIQFDQQLADLQFSCQVSGTPPIDKNNLHQYFTDLELRNFNSTGIMYGVIAGLDAWKDAGLEISAGENPDWDSGTIFGAGTSGIEKFRESIYKIDALQTRRLGSTAVSQTMNSGISAYLGGKLGLGNQVTTNSSACTTGTESILMAFDRIKAGKAKRILAGSTSDSGPYIWAGFDAIKVCNFKSNNNPKSASRPMSASAAGFVPGSGAGALVVEDLESALARNTKIYCEILGGNLNSGGQRGGGSMTAPNSTAVQKCVKDAILDSGIEAKDIDFISGHLTATSKDSTEIQNLAEALNRSGKDFPYINSLKALTGHCLSAAGSIEAVAAILQLNENFVAPNINCEDLNHEITAIINTDRIPQQLLEKAINIAAKVSFGFGDVNGCVIFKKYS
- a CDS encoding 3-hydroxyacyl-ACP dehydratase FabZ family protein is translated as MNIAEILEKLPYTTPFLFVDDLVSVDENGVTGTFTFKEDLDFYKGHFKTQPITPGVILTETMAQIGLVCLGIFLVGDDLTEESQIGLTATEIEFLKPVFPGEKVTVISEKIYFRFNKLKCKVKMLNEKSEIVCEGTMAGIIK
- a CDS encoding SDR family oxidoreductase → MVRRFENTNYWALILGGSSGLGLASAKKLASEGMNICIIHRSSRAEMESINEEFTLIKNQNIQFLSLNKDVLNPEHQQDILTELKTALGSAGKTRCLLHSIAKGNLKPMIGSESESLSTDDFCITLQAMATSLYDWTKLIFNEKLFAADARILAFTSEGSSKPINNYGAVSAAKAALEAISRNIALEFAPFGLRSNCIQAGVTDTRSLQMIPGSEEIKEHTKKRNPFKRLTTPEDVANVVSLLCQDEAAWINGCVIPVDGGEHLS
- a CDS encoding type III polyketide synthase, with the protein product MSVKIVTVAKQLPKYSRKTSEVLPFLDLWLAGQESRFVRKVKKIFEGAAVDERYSIMDPAEVFTATSFEDKNDIYAREVVILGEQVLDKSLKKTDWDPQSLDYIITVSCTGIMIPSLDAYLINKLNLRQDIVRLPVTEMGCAAGVSGIIYAKNFLQANPGKRAAVIAVESPTATFQLEDFSMANIVSAAIFGDGAACVLLSSEENAEGPEILAEEMYHFYNNEHMMGFKLTNSGLQMILDIEVPDTIGEHFPNIIHPFLAKQNLEIKDIDYLIFHPGGKKIVQMVEGLFSDLGKNIDTTKEILRLYGNMSSATVLYVLEEIINQKPQKGEKGLMLSFGPGFSAQRVLLQW
- a CDS encoding methyltransferase domain-containing protein; translation: MALDTTYRTDLEESMDDFSMDNEGLVTALDDIARINQLLGGNAVTLEGVQHLIKDLRKDQTITIMDFGCGSGDMLRMLSKFGTQNNLKFQLIGIDANEATIRHAEKCSTDFKNITYLAEDIFLYDFSKYKIDIALITLTLHHFKDDEILKILRVILNLVKKGIVVNDLQRSKLAYRLFQMIIFIFRLEKMTANDGLISILRGFKKEDLQKFSKQLGLKKYSIKWKWAFRYQWIINK
- a CDS encoding NAD(P)/FAD-dependent oxidoreductase, with translation MDGSITTSKVIIIGGGLAGLTSAIHLSKMGVEVIVIEKNHYPKHKVCGEYISNEVLPYFKWLNVDIEDLKPTHITFLQFSSESGRTIETKLPLGGFGISRYTLDQALYLKALAQNCDIIEDQVNEVIFKDDLFEVHLASGKILTSKVVLGGFGKRSNIDVKMRRDFIEQKSPWLAVKSHYKGNFPDDVVGLHNFKGGYCGVSKVENNLLNICYLTNFKSFKKFKNIEEFQQKVISQNPHLKNILENSKSVFEKPLTISQICFEKKENVEDHILMMGDTAGLIHPLCGNGMAMAIHSAKLASEQTISFLKGEISRQQMEQNYSANWNKNFKQRLWYGRILGSILEHSKLSEVLTNLITYLPFLLPIIIRKTHGKEIKMTQN